The Euleptes europaea isolate rEulEur1 chromosome 2, rEulEur1.hap1, whole genome shotgun sequence genome has a segment encoding these proteins:
- the LOC130493977 gene encoding repulsive guidance molecule B-like, translated as MARLCRGDLVYHSAVFRIKELFGQHNCSSDGPTSSARAPGAADLLVAEMCDYQARSGLRTKFAHCGLFGDPHLRTFKDEFQTCKVEGAWPLIDNQYLSVQVTNVPVGLGSGATATSKITLIFKSFPGCSEQRVYQATTEDLPLAFTDGTRDGGLQEGSSSLRILEKPDVRQVEIQAHHIGSTVIIRQVGRYLTFAIRVPEDILGPSEHSADLQLCLHGCPQNERIQEHQLNLASAVPPWPSSRQAYTVESATEECSHLLPVEDMYFQSCVFDLLTTGDSEFSMAAYGALEDMKALYPSRLQLPPASRAASSGGRRIGINLGVNLGPQKAVYTKLCGAVGIATASSYEGTSRPRQARQLKVSAGRTRVPASPRSALGDGKMLLFSWRALGEAPEASVLRPGLSAWDQALSVATILLTPSQPLKREERSLVLRFCLHF; from the exons ATGGCCCGCTTGTGCCGGGGGGATCTGGTGTACCACTCGGCAGTCTTCCGGATCAAAGAACTCTTTGGGCAGCACAACTGCTCCAGCGATGGGCCCACCTCCTCTGCCAGAGCCCCCGGCGCCGCCGACCTCCTGGTTGCGGAGATGTGCGACTACCAAGCCCGGTCTGGTCTCCGGACCAAATTTGCCCACTGTGGGCTCTTTGGAGATCCTCACCTGCGGACATTCAAAGATGAATTCCAGACCTGCAAAGTGGAAGGGGCGTGGCCCCTCATTGATAACCAGTACTTGTCGGTTCAGGTGACCAACGTCCCTGTGGGGCTTGGATCCGGTGCCACAGCAACCAGCAAG ATCACACTGATTTTCAAGAGCTTCCCAGGTTGTTCTGAGCAGAGGGTGTATCAGGCGACCACCGAAGATTTGCCTCTGGCTTTCACCGATGGTACAAGGGACGGAGGGCTGCAGGAAGGCTCCAGCAGCCTGCGGATCCTGGAGAAGCCagatgtgaggcaggtggagatTCAGGCCCACCACATTGGCAGCACTGTCATTATCCGGCAGGTGGGCCGCTATCTCACCTTCGCGATCCGTGTGCCAGAGGACATTCTGGGCCCTTCCGAGCACAGCGCTGACCTTCAGCTTTGCCTCCATGGCTGCCCCCAGAACGAGCGGATCCAGGAACACCAGCTGAACCTGGCAAGCGCCGTCCCGCCCTGGCCAAGCTCCCGGCAGGCCTACACGGTGGAGTCTGCCACCGAGGAGTGCAGTCACCTTTTGCCGGTGGAGGACATGTACTTCCAGTCTTGTGTCTTTGACTTACTGACCACAGGGGATTCCGAGTTCTCCATGGCCGCCTATGGAGCTCTGGAGGATATGAAAGCGCTGTACCCCAGCAGGCTGCAGTTGCCCCCCGCCTCCAGGGCTGCTAGTTCAGGGGGCAGGAG GATCGGGATCAACCTAGGGGTCAACCTAGGACCTCAGAAAGCTGTGTACACCAAACTGTGtgg AGCTGTGGGCATAGCCACGGCGTCGTCCTACGAAGGCACTTCCCGCCCACGGCAGGCCCGCCAACTGAAGGTTTCCGCTGGGAGGACAAGGGTCCCTGCTTCGCCTCGTTCCGCCCTCGGCGACGGCAAAATGCTTCTCTTCTCGTGGCGAGCCCTGGGCGAGGCGCCCGAGGCATCTGTCCTAAGGCCGGGCCTCTCCGCGTGGGATCAGGCGCTATCTGTGGCCACGATTCTACTTACCCCCAGCCAACCACTGAAGAGGGAAGAAAGAAGTTTGGTCCTGCGGTTTtgtttgcacttttaa